The genomic segment TTGTCTCTAACTGGGACACAggtggacagacacacacacattccgtagattgattttatatttagatCAGATAGAACCCCAATTACAGTCTAAAAATCTTAGTTGAAATAaccctgtgattttttttccctcccaaaTTCAAGCTCGGTTTATGTCCATAACCCTCACCTGGCTGAAATGAAAGATGACGTCCTCTACCACTTAAGTCTTGCAACAGGAACTCATGACCTACCAGCTATGTTTGGTGATGTTAAGgtaatggttttttttatttatttatttttaaatgtgcatgcaTAATCGTCTTTATTAGTGAACaaataatttgtgtgtgtgtgtgtcttttctcttAGTTTGTGTGTACGGGGGGCAGTGCCTGGAGAATGAAAAAATGCACTGCATACATTGCTGCTGAGCTGGGTATGGAGGACCCCAAATCTGACTACCCAAACATCTGTGCTGGCACAGACCGCTATGCCATGTACAAAGTTGGCCCTGTACTTTGTGTCAGTGTATGTATAACTTCTGTTGCAAACGAATGCTTTACtactaacacaaacaaaataaaaaaagaatggcCTTTAATGAAACATCTGTATGTGCTATATTTTTCAGCATGGAATGGGTGTTCCATCGATTGCCATTATGTTGCATGAGCTGATAAAGCTCCTCCATCACGCACGCTGCACTGATGTTACAATTATACGCATTGGGACATCAGGTGGAATAGGTAAGTTTATTATTGAGTTTCCTAACCAAGACGTACAGTAGGGATGAGATGGTCAATGCGTTCATAAAGCCCAGTCAGACCTGCTGTTAATGTCCTGGAGTGATCCAATTACCACTGCCTCCTGAATGTATCTTCAGGTCTGATCATAAAGACCACATTCGGAGGTGGTTTCTGAGAATGATGAATacaatctgtcctcaggatGCATtagacctcctcctcctcagctgacatCCTCTGACTCGCTGCagttaaacagtgtttttacacttttcaacacccatatgttcatttatttgtatgcaCAGCCACAATATTAGCACTgatcaacatattttttttaatggttaaaatCCTATTTCACATTACAGCAGCTGGAGTAATGCCGCGATTGACTCCTGATTCTTTTTTACCTCCCTCTACCTGCCAGTCACACATAATCAGACGCACACACCTACCTGCTATtagctgttatttttttttactatactataaatCAGTAGTAGCTGTCCTCTGTGTGTACTCTGCCTTTTTTTAACATGATTAAAGTTATGACTAGGTTAAGATTAAATATCTAACAAGATCAGTCCAGTGTCTCATATGAACATACATGAAAAATCTTTCTCTACTTTTCGTCTATAGACATTGCTTTCTCTCACTTGGTTGTCAGGGCTTGAACCAGGCACCATCGTTGTTACCAAACAATCCCTGGACGGCATGTTCCAGCCCAGGTTTGAGCAGGTGATCCTGGGGAAGACTGTGGTGCGCAATGTTGATCTGGACCAAGGTTTGGCCGAGGAGCTGTTGAAGTGCAGCAAAGAACTGAACCAGTTTGAGACTGTGATAGGAAACACCATGTGTACACTGGATTTCTATGAAGGTACAAGACAAGTTTGTCTCGCACTAATGTCTTAATCTCGTTGCTTAGACATACACAGTGGTGTAAAGTGTGATGTGCATCACAGGACAAGCCCGTTTGGATGGTGCTTTCTGCTCCTACACTGAGAAGGATAAACAGGACTTCCTCCATAAAGCCAAAGAAGCAGGAGTCTGCAACATTGAAATGGAGTCATCAGTTTTTGCTGCTATGTGTAATCTGAGTGGTCTGCGTGGTAAGAAACATACAGGATCAATACGAAATCTTCGCtgtctttaaaaacagaattgTGTCCTCACACATGGCTCCGTTTCTGACACGACTGTATTGTGTGCAGgggctgtggtgtgtgtgacgTTACTGGATCGGCTGAAGGGGGATCAGTTGAGCTGCCCTCACGATGTTCTTCAAGGTTACCAACTACGTCCTCAGATACTGGTTGGCCACTACATCAAACAGCAGCTGAAGGCCACAGCTCTGAAAGTATAAAACTAAGAGCAACAGTCATTTCACTGAAACACAGCAAGCGTACATCTGAATCCAGGAGGCTTTTCCTTACACTGAACGCATGCTGCATTTCACTTACTGAGCTTTAATCGCTCCTGGGTATATGCACTCCAGCTCATCAGTAGCCAAACCTTTTAATGTGTCTTATCACTGTGTTTTGATATTCTGCGCAGCATACAGCATTACGCATTTTGATGTCAACTGTCCCATATTCGcgttcactttttcttttttcttatgacTTATTTAACTAAAATTGAAATGCAATATAGAGCCCGTCAGACTGACACTGTTTTCTATTATGTATAAAGTTCTTCTTCCTGTAAAACTTGAACCAGAATCATCTTATGTGAaatgtgtcttatttaaatAGCGATTCGAAAATGATTACTGTAGATAAAGTAGTATTGTAATATGCGcataacataatatatgtatatgtgtgtgtgtatatatatatatatatatatacagtatatatatatgtatttaaggATTACACCTCTTTGTTGTTTCGTTCAGAAAAATAAAGCCTTGTACAGTCTGCACTGTTAATGTTCTGAATTTATGTTAAAGCAGGGCAGCTTCACATTGTCCCTGTGGTCATCCTGCTGTAATCTCTTGCTGCATGATGCACTCTGACATGAATGATGCTGTCTCAGACTTTTGTTGCATGTTTGATGCAGGAGGGTTTTTGGAGTATGATCAATTCAAATTATGATGAGGAATGTCATGAATGCGATTGATCAATTCATCAAATCCCTCAAAAATGAATGTCCTGTCTTTAAATCAGCCAATTATAtgagggccacatatagagacaaacaaccatccattctCACGctcacatctatggtcaatttagagtgtccaatttacctaatccccatattgcattttattgtggGACTGTGGGATagaaccggagaaaacccaagGCCCTAGTTCTGACCAGGTCACAAACCCACATCTTCaaacttctttgttttcttttctatgaATTCTTTTTCCGTTCATCCCCAGAACAAATCATTTAGGTTAGGTTTTAGACATTTGATAAATGGTAAATTTATATTAGGCCTGTGTCAGGTCCACCTGCAATACCCTCAGAGCCCACCAGTGTTCCGCGACCCACACTCTGGGAATCACTAAGCATAATCTGTGATCACATTTATATTGAACGCATATTTACATGTATCGTGTCTGGAGAATGTTTTCACTTGTAGTCAAATCGTGAGCAAGTGGACGCTGAACCCGAGTGTGCGCGCGCCACAGGACAGAGGAGGGTCTGGCTTGTGTGCGCGCTCCCGTGCGCGGCGTGCCGTGCCCACAATCTCCCCGTCTGTCATCCGATCCTCCTGCTTCCCCGCTCAGCTCTGCTCTGTTCTGCTCGCTGTCTCAGTGCCTTAAACAGCATCACCGTTCCTTCACCTGAGAAAAGCTAAACAGCAGTCGCTGCGGACAAATACATCAGCCATGGCCAAAACAGCAACCGGTAAGAATGTTCACGTCATGTCTTGGAGAAAGTGATGCGTGTAAGGATGAaggaatgaatggatgaatggatggatggagtgatAGACGCATCCTTTAAATATTCGGCCCTGTATGTTCCATCACCTGGTGCTCGTGCGTCTCTTATGGCACCAGTGAGATTTTTTTCGACCCCTTTTgtatgattaaaacaaactgGATTTGATTCTGTCGCTTTGATATGTCTGTGTCCATCATGGGCCCATTGTCTCAGCACTGTGTTAACATGAGTGTGGGCTTTCTCCGTCATGACCAGCTCATTTAAATGCCTCCTTTATTATCACCATCTACGCCATTTCATTTAATCTGGGTCTTATGTTGCGAAATAGTGCGTGGAGAGACGATATAAACTGGCACTCGAGGGGCTTTCTTTGCAGCGCTGCACCTGCTCTCTGTGCTACAACATGCAGCATAATGCAGACGGACCCCACCCAAGATGCTGGGCTGCCGACCATTTAGTAGCAAAGCTGAGAGAGCTTTAACATTCAcactttggctttttttttctcctcctcactaAAATCAAACTCCCAAGTGCTTATGTACAAACCTGGGTGtctcatttgtttatttactttatttatttacctctGTGGCTTTTATTTCTTGCATGGCAAGAATGGATCAGATCAGTGCTGCCATTGATTCTGTTAAAACAGACTCACGTTGACATGAAAAGTCCACACAAATTGGTTTAATAGTAAACTCGCTGGACCTTATAGATAATAGACAATATATTGCATTAGTCATTCCCTGTGATGGAccatgatcattattattattattgtaggcCAGAGCTGCTGCATACATATCTAAATCATTCATGCTACAATTGCTactattttgtctttttttatttgaaatacaaCATTATGACAAACATGTCATGGAGCAGACAGATGCATGGTGGGGTGGGAGGCAGGCCAGCCCTGCAGCACTGGGGCCAATTCACACACCGGCCTTTGCAGCAGAAGGCTGGACACTATGTTGTCCCCTCAGGTGGGCACTTTGTCAGCCCCAGACACACCATAGATAAAGTGGCACaatttgagattaaaaacagCCCAAGAAACTGGTGAAAACCATAGCAACCAAAGGTCAAGTGAATCGATCAGTCGCCCCTAATGGCAGCAACAGTAGACCGACACGACAGATACGAGTGCTTCTACTGGATGTGACCACAATACGGTCAACAGCTGAGTCAACAGGAAATTGAATGTCTTGACACACATCTTTCTACAGTGCAATAGGATGACACAACATCCAGTAAAGTAACAGTAATGCTTGTGTGGTTTTAGGTTGATAACCTTTACACAACATAATCCAATGAATTACTCAGCAACTCGGCACTTTCAGGGTTTAGATTCGACTCGGTGTCATTCTCCTACTGTCACCTGAGACTGACTGGTGTATTCAGCCATTTCCTGCCCTATTTTGTAATATCTTCGTTTAGAAAGATGTCATGTATATTTATTGACTGTTCTGGAGATATGTGACGGCATGctaaactgtgtttatgttccCCGCAGCATACaaagagaagatgaaggagtTGTCTGTCCTCTCCCTCATCTGCTCTTGCTTCTACCCAGAGTCCCGCAACAAGCTCATGTGTGAATTTGAAGGTATGGATCAGCTCACACATTGATTTTCTTGTCAATGAGAGTGTAGCTTCATGGTAAATACAGATGGGAGCCATAATGACTCGTTACTTGGCTGATACTTGTTATCATTTGACATTGATTTTGCACACGTTATCGTCATAATTGTCTATTTTACAGACATGGAGGTGAAGCCCATAAACAAGCGGGCCTCGGGTCAGGCCTTTGAGGTGATTCTCAAGCCTATTTCACCAGTGTCAGATGTTGCCCACAACCTCCCCTCACCCCCAAAGAGAGATATCTCTTTGGAGGACATCGAGAAAAAACTGGAGGCTGCTGAAGAGCGGAGGAAGGTAAGTGTTACAGTGCGTGATACAACAAAATCCCAGAAACATGAAAGCGCTCAAAACAGACCAGTTGCTTAATTTATTTTGGCTTTTGCTTTGCAATTTTTAGTACCAAGAAGCCCAAGTCCTGAGGGCTTTGGCAGAAAAGCGAGACCATGAGAGGGATGTGCTGCTAAAGGCCATGGAGGAGAACAGCAACTTCAGCAAGATGGCTGAGGAGAAGCTCCAGACCAAGATGGAGCAGATCAAGGAGAATCGTGAAGCCCTTATGGCAGCCATGATTGAGCGTCTACAGGAAAAGGTGAAAATGCAGAATCATTGTTACATGTATGATGTGTCACTAGGTAACTGCACACTGTCCCGATGGCTAATGAAATGTTTGTGATGTTCAGGAGAGACACGCAGCTGAGGTGCGCAAGAACAAAGAGCTCAGGGACGAGCTGAGTGAAGAGCTGGCAGTGTAGGCTTCAAAAAGAGTTCTGACTTCCATGGTCCATCTGTGTCTCTTCATCCAGTCTTGTCCCCTTCCTCGCTCCTGCCCCTCACCTTCCACAAAACAGACACCCAACCCTGGAGACTGTGAGGTCCGAGGACCTCACCGCCGCATCGCAACACACCACCAGTACTCACTACTGTCAGTATTATCAGTGCATTGGAtggatttgttttgattggagAAATTGCAAGaaaattgcttttgttttgtaaatacatgtttctatctatccatctatctatctatctatccatctatctatctatctatctatctatctatctgagaAGTACATACAAacactgtactgcactgtataATTTCCAATATTCTGTTGGTTAAACATTGGTTAATGTTTCAGTTCTTGACATTCTCTTGTGAAGGCCGTCGGTGTTGTGAGTTGGCTGTCGACTGACGTGtatggttgttgttttctgagGATGTCACGATGATAAAGATGacgtttctgtgtttctgtgaagaATGACAGTCGGTGTGTACCTAGGCCACACACTCTTCAAGGTATCAAACATAATCCCATCCCTatcttgctcacacacacacacacacacacctgcccatTCTCAACACGCACGCTTGGAACGTAACAGTACGCCAAAACCCACAGAGCGACACGTGTCCATATTCTCTGGAATGAGCTTGGACCTGAGAGGTGCTTTGTTGTTATTGAGAATGTCTTAGCCAAATGGGAGCAACTGTTTGTACACTTGCAAATTCCCACTTATGCTGACAACGCCATTTCTTAATGAATCCTTCCTCAGTTGAGTCAGAAGCTCCGTTAAATACACAGTATTTTGGGATTAATTTCTTGAATGTTATGGCACCATACTGGTATTATGTATACACAGTATCTTGGACCTTGATATTGGTAATGAGAACTTGGCGTGAGGTCGTCTGTGTGGGTGTATGTGAATGCGAAACTTACCATGAGGCATCGTTAGCATCTGCTCTCTTTAGGGGATTAGACGGAGAATAGATGTAGGATGCTTCACCTTCAGCACACTGAACTAGTCtctttttaatatacagtaccaCTGATATCTGCCTGCACCCTCTGCTGCTTGTGTTTCTCCTTCGTATATTTCTCTGTGAAAGCTTTGCTGAATAAAGGTTTGGGGTTGTGTGAACATGGCATGCACCATCTAATACTTTTCTGTGCTACAAGAGGAGGGGGAAATGTAAACTGCCAAATAAAAGAACCAGTTATATACACATCCTGTGAATCGCAGTCTTCACCTAAAGTtggtttttcatttgtgttagtCTTGTGATAATTATTTCAAATTCTGTAGGGATAGTCAAGTAATGTACATAtagtataattaaaaaaacaaacaccggTAGTTGGACATATGATTttcgtccagcaggtggcagtgttaTATTTACTTGTACCTCTGCCACAATAACTGCACTGGAGACCAAAGCTGGTGAAAATAGGGCACAATAGTTTACAATATTACAAATGCAATGATggaaaaagtaataataacaatacatgcATATTGTAAACATATTATGCAAAagcaatttaaatgtatttgtcagAATCTTGAGAGTTTTAAAatgtaagcacacacacacacacacacacacacacagtgctgtccCTCCAGGAAGCCTGAGGTGCTCGATGGGCATTAAAACCGTAATTGTTACAGCAGTGAACCCATAAAAAATGATATGTGTCACCAAACTTGGAGCTGAACCAACACGTCAGAGCCACACAGTGATTTACTGGTTcagctgcatgtgtgttgttgttacttTTTAACTGGCACTctcctcctgtgtccccatCCTGTTCACACTATTGTCTCCGTTTCAGACCAACCCAAACTGGTGAGGTCAGGGCAACATTGTAAAGGATTTCCTCTGGCCCTTAATGATTTCCTGGGTATTCATAAGGGCAACAATACTCTCGGGTTCGGTTACTCACCTGGCACGGAGTAAAGGAATTTCCTTTCAGTTAATAAACGAGACCTTATGATCTGAGGATTAACTTTGACCAAAAATGCACCTGCAGTtgataaatggtaaatggtatAAAGCGCTTGCTGGCCAGATGATGCTTGACTTCAGAAAAAAGGTAGCCTCCTTTCAAACAGCACATAGAAAGAAAAGAGTTTAAGGAGCACATGAAAAgaatttaaacttgttttttgttttttaatacctTTAAATTTATTGGTCCAAAACATTACAAATAGATACAAGAAGGGGTGTTTTCCCATTCTCAAGTAGTTAGTTTGCCCACAAaggcacatacagtatgcataTTCATTCCCACAAGCTCTCACGCCGCCAGAGAAGCAGTCTGAATTAAGTCAATCTACATTGTGTTAAATACAGACGTCTGTGCTTAGCAAATGTAGAAGTTTCACGATCAGGTCGACACAATCCTATCCTGCCTATAGATTTGTGCTTACAGTACATCTATGTATGGCCCATACATTACGTCATCACATCACTCCTCAGCCTGCAGACAGTGCATATGAACTACATTAGTTATCAAATAAACTAAGAACAAAAATCATTTCTAATTCAGTTTCTTGATCAGAACAGTGACATACTGAGAGGACAGTGCATTCTCGTCCACCTATTCTTTATACTTAATAAAATAGAATTACTTTTCTTAGTTCCCCTGTGTTTCATAACCATAAAAACAGATGACAGAAGTCTGTCACGGGGGGAACAGCTCAGCTGTCACCTTCAGTCCAGTTGTTAGCTTCAGAAGGCCCCAATCTCCGTGCCCCAAGGCCTGTAAGGCTTTGACATAGTGGAGGAGGGGCTCAAAGTGTTGAGGGCAGCCGCAGAGACAAGAGGGAAAGTACTGAAGGAGAGGGGGAAGGCCGAGAGTGAGGAGAGGGACGAGGGCAGATGTGGCGAAAGCTTGGATGTTGGCACGGGCAAAGTGAGGGCCAGCGAGCTGTTGGGAGAAACCCTGAGGGTCTCTGTGGGGGACAAAACACTGAGTCTGAGTGTCCCAGACGCCTCAGTGGAGGATGAGGGGGATGTAGAggaagaaggggaggaggacgaggaggagggtGGGCTACTGTTGCTCCTGGGTGCAGGTGTCCTGCCCGCGGGGTGTTGtaggaggagggggtggggtaGTTGGGTAGGGGCAGTTCCGTAGACAGAGCCCCAGGCCAAGTGTTCCAGTCCCGAGTGCACTTCCCTCTGAGAAGCGCAGTTGCTGAGGTGGGACACCAAGCGTACACGAAGGGGGTCTGAACTGTCCCGACCCTCGATGATGCTCAGGTATCGTGCCGCCTCTGCCAGACACTCCCTGAAGCCCAGGCTGCGATAATCCTTAGCGAGAGCATGAGCCTCAAAGTAACCTGTCAGGGATGAGTCATACTGTTAGAAAAGTGTGATGCAATATCATGGATTTTTAGGGAGTTATGAATGAATACACAGTCTTTGTAAAGGCC from the Solea senegalensis isolate Sse05_10M linkage group LG9, IFAPA_SoseM_1, whole genome shotgun sequence genome contains:
- the stmn2a gene encoding stathmin-2a translates to MAKTATAYKEKMKELSVLSLICSCFYPESRNKLMCEFEDMEVKPINKRASGQAFEVILKPISPVSDVAHNLPSPPKRDISLEDIEKKLEAAEERRKYQEAQVLRALAEKRDHERDVLLKAMEENSNFSKMAEEKLQTKMEQIKENREALMAAMIERLQEKERHAAEVRKNKELRDELSEELAV
- the upp1 gene encoding uridine phosphorylase 1 yields the protein MDSSENKQNESSSSSVYVHNPHLAEMKDDVLYHLSLATGTHDLPAMFGDVKFVCTGGSAWRMKKCTAYIAAELGMEDPKSDYPNICAGTDRYAMYKVGPVLCVSHGMGVPSIAIMLHELIKLLHHARCTDVTIIRIGTSGGIGLEPGTIVVTKQSLDGMFQPRFEQVILGKTVVRNVDLDQGLAEELLKCSKELNQFETVIGNTMCTLDFYEGQARLDGAFCSYTEKDKQDFLHKAKEAGVCNIEMESSVFAAMCNLSGLRGAVVCVTLLDRLKGDQLSCPHDVLQGYQLRPQILVGHYIKQQLKATALKV
- the LOC122774856 gene encoding hairy/enhancer-of-split related with YRPW motif protein 1-like — its product is MKRSHNYSSSDSDLDDSVEVEKDSGDENGLIDSHSPMSPPTTSQVQARKRRRGIIEKRRRDRINNSLSELRRLVPSAFEKQGSAKLEKAEILQMTVDHLKMLHASGGKGYFEAHALAKDYRSLGFRECLAEAARYLSIIEGRDSSDPLRVRLVSHLSNCASQREVHSGLEHLAWGSVYGTAPTQLPHPLLLQHPAGRTPAPRSNSSPPSSSSSSPSSSTSPSSSTEASGTLRLSVLSPTETLRVSPNSSLALTLPVPTSKLSPHLPSSLSSLSAFPLSFSTFPLVSAAALNTLSPSSTMSKPYRPWGTEIGAF